One genomic segment of Hydra vulgaris chromosome 14, alternate assembly HydraT2T_AEP includes these proteins:
- the LOC136090898 gene encoding uncharacterized protein LOC136090898 encodes MSEKNQTANNRNFNEYIAHQLKIYEGEKVIAEYCDKTTLIYEAMAIQVLRSPENKEKFYEIFQLRVIHFMEKKNAKLIVLKELRSKTFEKSHGLLVNKLDQVLCGLNVQRQAYHGKCFIGNHVHKMLQINSVLDLCNSIPKIVSDLGFIDTDDYNEAMVLSEKFVVFSCKYAKCYNLMNSSEIINENPLSELGYGDQASDKHITEDCNVISMLSEGSNCLADKGFNIQDLLLEKKWYWFVHLLKKGKNFTRAKVVSTKEIARSRVHVEQSFDD; translated from the exons ATGtctgaaaaaaatcaaactgcAAACAACagaaattttaatgaatatattgcacatcagttaaaaatttatgaaggAGAAAAGGTTATTGCTGAATATTGTGATAAAACAACACTAATTTATGAAGCAATGGCAATACAAGTTCTGCGTTCtcctgaaaataaagaaaagttctATGAAATTTTTCAGCTCAGAGTAATTCATTTTATGGAGAAGAAAAATGCTAAG ctgaTTGTATTAAAAGAACTAAGatccaaaacatttgaaaaatctCATGGGCTACTTGTGAATAAACTTGACCAGGTTCTATGTGGTCTTAATGTTCAAAGACAAGCTTATCatggaaaatgttttattgGGAACCATGTTCATAAAATGTTGCAA ATAAACAGCGTCCTAGATCTTTGCAATTCAATACCTAAGATAGTAAGCGATCTTGGATTTATTGATACAGATGATTATAATGAGGCAATGGTCTTGAGTGAAAAATTTGTCGTTTTTTCCTGCAAATATGCAAAATGCTACAACTTAATGAATTCAAGTGAAATCATTAATGAGAATCCATTATCAGAATTAG GCTATGGCGACCAAGCTTCAGATAAACACATAACTGAAGACTGCAATGTTATCAGTATGCTTTCTGAAGGATCTAATTGCTTGGCTGATAAAGGCTTCAATATCCAAGATTTGCTTTTGGAAAAAAAGTGGTATTGGTTTGTCCACctgttaaaaaaaggaaaaaattttacaCGAGCTAAAGTTGTTTCAACCAAAGAAATTGCTAGATCACGGGTCCATGTGGAGCAATCATTCGACGACTAA